The sequence below is a genomic window from Arthrobacter sp. U41.
GGCGACGACACCCCGGAACTGGACCCGGCCGGGGACGAAACCCCGGAAACTCCCCCCGCCAAACGGTCCCGGTTCCGGCGGAACAAAGCAACCAAAGCCGGCGAGGCCGGCGAGGCAACGGCCGGGGACGCACCCGGGGCGGCTCCGGCTCCCGGGAACTCCGCATCCGGTACCCCCGCCACTGGGCGCTCCGGCACACCCGGCTCCGGCGCAGCCGACACCGGTTCGCACGGCAGCCCGGCCCGGGGATACTCCAGCACCGTCTAGAGGGGCGCCGGGACCCGGCGTCTGACAGGGACATCGAAGCGGCCGGCACCACACGGTGCCGGCCGCTTCCCGCGTCCCGGACGCGGCGCGTCAGCTGCTGATCAGCCGTAAATGCGGTTGATCTGCGTCTCGAAGTCGCGCACGACGGCGGCGCGCTTGAGTTTGAGCGTCGGTGTCAGGTGCCCGGATTCCACCGTGAAGTCGGCGTCCAGCACCACGAAGCTGCGGATCGACTCGGCCTTGGAGACGAGGGCGTTTGCCTCGTCCACGGCGCGCTGCAGGGCAGCGCGGACCAGTTCGCTGCCGCGGGCTTCGGCCGTGCTCATCCCGGGAACCTTGCGCGCGGCGCACCAGTTTTCCAGGCCCTCAGGGTCCAGGTTGATCAGGGCCGAGACGAACGGCCGGCCGTCCCCGACCACCACGGCCTGCAGGACGAGTTCGTGTTCGCGGATCTTCTCCTCGAGCGGCCCGGGGGCGACGTTCTTGCCGCCGGCGGTGACGAGGAGGTCCTTCTTCCGTCCGGTAATCGTCAGGAAGCCGTCCGCGTCCAGGGACCCGAGGTCGCCGGTGCGGAAGAACCCGTCCACGAACGCCTCGGCATTGGCTGCGGGGTTGTTGTGGTAGCCCTTGAAGACGCCGATGCCCTTGACCAGGATCTCGCCGTCCTCGGCGACCCTGATGGTGGTTCCCGGCACCGGGATGCCGACCGTCCCCACCCTGGTCCGCGTCGGGGTGTTGGCGGTGCACGGTGCCGTGGTTTCGGTGAGGCCATAGCCTTCCAGGACGGGGATGCCCGCGCCGCGGAAGAAGTGCGCGTCGTGGGCGCTTAGCGGGCTGGCCCCGGAGACCGCATAGCCCAGTTGGCCGCCGAAGGCCTGACGCAGCTTGGGGTACAACAACCGGTCAAAAAGGGCGTGCCGGGCGCGGGTGGCGAATCCGGGCCCGGGTCCGGTGCCCCGGGAGGCGGCGTCAAGGGCCTTGGAATAGTCGATGGCGACGGCGGCGGCCGACTCGAACAGGCGCTGCTTCCCGGCCAGGGCCGCCTTGTGGGCGGCACCGGCGTACACCTTCTCGAAGATCCGGGGAACGACGAGAAGGAAGGTGGGCTTGAAGCTGGCCAGGTCCTCCAGCAGCTCCTTGGCGCTGGCGGTGTGGCCCAGGGTGGTCCCGGCGCTCAGGCAGATGACCTGGACGGCGCGGGCGAGGACGTGGGCCAGCGGGAGGAACATCAGGGTCCTGGAGCGGGGCTGCAGGAGGATCTCGGGCAGGAACAGCACGACATTCTTGGCGATGAGCGCGAAGTTCCCATGCGTGATTTCGCACCCCTTGGGCCGGCCCGTGGTGCCGGAGGTGTAGACGAGTGATGCCACGTCCGCGAGCCCGGCGGCGGAGCGGTGCCGTTCCAGCTCGGCGTCGCCGACCCCGGCGCCTGCCGCGGCCAGGCTGGCCAGGTTCGGCGCCGCGCCGTCGTAGTCCATCCGCACCACGGGGAGCACGGTGTCTCCGAGCAAAGTGGAGCCGTCCAGGACCTCCTGGACCAGGGCTGCGGTGGCCGCGTTCTCCGCGAAGATGCGCCGGGCCCCCGAATCATGCAGGATCCATTCGACCTGGCTGGCCGAGGACGTTTCGTAGACGGGGACGGGGACGCCGCCGGCGAACCAGATGGCAAAGTCCACCACGGTCCACTCGAAGCGGGTGCCGGACATGACCGCCACGGTCTCCCCGGGGGTGATGCCGCCGGCTATCAGGCCCTTCGCCAGCGCCCGGACCTGGTCCAGGAACTGCTGGGCGGGGACATCGGCCCAGCCGGACGGGCCCTTGCGGGAGTAAAGCGCGTGCACAGGATCCTTGGCGTGCTGCTCCAGGAGCAGGTCCGTCACGTTGCTGCCCGGGTCGAGCTCGACGAGCAGCCCGGTACTTGCTTCTCTCACAGCCGTATCTCCGTTCCGGGTCCGTCTGATGGGGGACGCCCCCTGCAATCCTGCCCTAGATCCAGGACGGCATCCACATCCGGAACCGCCAATCCTGGTAGGAAATGGTCTCGGCGGTCCAGACCGGATAGAAGAACGCCGACACGATGACGGCGGTGACCACAAAGAGGGCCACGAGGTAGAGCCCGGAACGCCGCCGCCAGAGCGGATCGGTGCGCTGGCCCAGGATGAGGCCCAGGCAGTACACCAGGGCCAGCACGAGGAAGGGCTCGAAGGATACGGCGTAGAAGTAGAACATGGTGCGTTCCGGATACAGGAACCAGGGGAGGTAACCGGAGGCCACGGCGGCCAGGATCGCCCCCGCTCGCCAGTCGCGCCGCCCGGCCCACCAGAACAGCAGGACGCCCAGGCAGACGGCGGCGCCCCACCAGATCAGCGGGTTGCCGACGGAGAGGATCGCCGTTGTGCAGCTGGCCGTATCGCACCCGGGGCTGCCCGGCGTGGGCGATTCGTAGAAGAAGGACGTGGGCCTGCCGAGCACCAGCCAGCTCCAGGCGCTGGCCTCGTAAGGATGCTCCGCGCTGAGCCCCTGGTGGAACTTGTACGCCTCCACGTGGTAGTGCGCCAGGGACCGGACGGCGTCCGGCAGCCAGCCCCATTCCGCCGAGGGGACGGTCTGCGCCCAGTTCCGGAAGTAGGCGTCCGTGGAGCCGAACCAGCCGGTCCACGTGGCGGCGTACACCAGGGCGGCCACCGGGACAATGCTGAGGAAGGCCGGAATCCCGTCCTTGAGGATCCCGCCGCTGATCCAGCCGTGGATTCCGGCGATCCGGCGGGCGCTCAGGTCCCAGAAGACCGTCAGCAGCCCGAAACCCGCCAGGAAGAACAGGGCGGACCATTTCGTGCCGACAGCCAGTCCCAGGCACACGCCGGCGGCGAGCCGCCACCAGCGGATCCCCAGCCACGGGCCGGATGCCAGCTGGAGCAGGCCGGGCCGTCCGTCCGGGGAGGCTGCGGCCTGCCGGCCCAGCCGCTCGGCAAGCCGGCGGCGGCCGTCGTCGCGGTCCATCAGCAGGGCCCCGAACGCGGCAAGGACCCAGAACATCAGGAAGATGTCCAGCAGGGAGGTCCGGGACATCACCAGGTGGTGGCCGTCCACCGCCAGCAGCACACCGGCCACCGCCCCGAGGGTCAGCGAGCGGAAGAGTTTTTGCGCGATCAGGGCCAGCAGGACAATGGACAGTGTGCCGGTCAGGGCCGCTCCGAACCGCCAGCCGAAGGGGTTGTCCGGGCCGAAGAGCCACATGCCGGCGGCGATCATCCACTTCCCGACCGGCGGGTGGACGACGTACTCGGGCGCGTCAAGCAGCACCCCGGGATTGCCGGCGGCAAAGGCCTCGTTGGCCTTGTCCGGCCACGACCGTTCGTAGCCGCTGACCAGGAACGAGTAGCCGTCCTTGACGTAGTAGGTCTCGTCGAAGACCAGGGTGCGGGGCGAATCCAGCCGGACGAAACGGAGGACCCCGCCCAAGGCCGCGGTGATGACCGGAACCAGCCAGAACCACAGCCGGAGCGAGGGCGGATAGTCCCGCCAGCTCTGGATGCCGCCGATCAGGCGGTCTTTGAGGGCTGCGGGCGTAAACGCATCCGCCGGGCGGCTGACCCAGCGGTGCCCCTCCAGGCTGCGGCCGGGGCGGGTGGCTGGGGGCGCCGATCCGGGGGAACCGGCCTCGGCAGGCCGGGCGGGGGTCTGCGTCACGTTGCCATGCTACCTTTTGCCGCTGTGGTCCCCGGCCAGGCCGCCCCGGCCCCGTCCCGGGCGGGTGCCAGCAGGGTCCGTCCGCCCTCGGCCCGTGCCAGCAGTAGGCTGGTCGTGTGGACCCTATACTCAGCACCTCCCCGAATCTTCCCAGCGATGGCGCGGGCCAGCCGGACGACGCCGGGGACGGCACCGGGCCCGCCGGAAGCCCCGCGACGGAGGCGGTCCCGGAAACCGGCGGACCCGGCCGGATCGTGCTGGCGGCGACCCCCATCGGCAACGTCGGGGACGCCACGTACCGGCTCGTCGAACTCCTGACCACGGCGGACATCGTCGCCGCCGAGGACACCCGCCGGCTGCACCGCCTGGTCCAGAACCTGGGGATCACCGTGTCCGGCCGGATCATCAGCTACCACGAGCACAACGAGGCAGCCAAGACCGGTGAACTCCTGGACCAGGTACGCGCCGGCAAGACCCTCGTGATGGTCACCGACGCCGGCATGCCCTCCGTCTCGGACCCCGGCTTCCGCCTGGTCGAAGGGGCCGTGGCCGCCGGATTGACGGTCACCGCCGCGCCCGGACCCTCCGCGGTGCTGACCGCGCTCGCGCTTTCCGGCCTGCCGACCGACCGCTTCTGCTTTGAGGGGTTCCTGCCGCGCAAGGCCGGAGAACGGTCCTCCCGGCTCGCTGATCTCGATGCCGAGCGGCGCACCATGGTCTTCTTCGAGGCCCCGCACCGGCTCGAACCCATGCTTCGTGCGCTGCGTGAGCGGTTCGGCGCGGACCGGCGGGCAGCCATCTGCCGGGAACTGACAAAGACCTATGAAGAGGTCATCCGCGGCACCCTCCGCGAACTGCTGGAGTGGGCCGAGTCCAACGAGGTGCGCGGCGAGATCGCCGTCGTTGTCGGCGGCGCCCCGGAACGGGAACCGGGCAAGCCGGAGGACCACGTGGCGGACGTCAACGCGCTCATGGCCCAGGGAATCCGGCTCAAGGAAGCCGTCGCCGCCGTGGCGGAGGACGCCAAGGTCAGCAAACGGGAACTGTACTCCGCGGTGCTCGCAGCCCGGTAGCCAGGCCGGCCTCCGGCCCCAACGTCCGCTGTGCAGCTGCACAGCGGACCCCGCCTGACGTAGTGCGGACATGCGTAGACAGTCCGGAGAGCGCGGCAGTACCGTGGCAGTAAATCCGGCGCCTGCCCAAGGTGTCCGAACAGTGCTGAACCCGATCCCATTCACCCCGAATCGCTGACGAGGGAGTCAACCGTGACTGTAACTGCCCAGCCCATTGTTACCGCCGAGCGCGAGAGCGCCCTGCTGGCCTCCGTTCCCACCGGTCTGCTGATCGGCGGCCAGTGGCGTCCGGCCGCTTCTGGTAAGACCTTCGCTGTGGAGGACCCCTCGACGGGCAAGGTCCTGCTGAGCATCGCCGACGCCGGCCCCGAGGACGGGGCGGCGGCCCTGGATGCCGCGGCCGCCGCGCAGGACTCCTGGGCGAAGGTCCCGGCGCGCGAGCGCGGGGAGATCCTGCGCCGGGCCTTCGAGCTCGTCACTGCACGGGCGGAGGACTTCGCGCTGCTGATGACACTGGAAATGGGCAAGCCGCTGGCCGAGGCCCGCGGCGAAGTCACCTACGGCGCCGAGTTCCTGCGCTGGTTCTCCGAAGAAGCCGTCCGGGCCTTCGGCCGCTACTCGGTATCCCCGGACGGGAAGTCCCGGCTGCTGGTGACGAAGAAGCCGGTGGGCCCCTGCCTGCTGATCACGCCGTGGAACTTCCCGCTGGCCATGGCGACCCGCAAGGTTGCCCCCGCCGTCGCCGCCGGCTGCACCATGGTGCTGAAGTCCGCGAACCTGACCCCGCTGACCTCCCAGCTGTTCGCGGCCGTGATGATGGAGGCCGGACTCCCCGCCGGGGTGCTGAACGTCATCCCGACCTCCACGGCCGGTGCCACCACGGGGCCGCTGATCAAGGACTCCCGGCTGCGCAAGCTCTCCTTCACCGGCTCCACCGAGGTCGGCCGCCGGCTGCTCGCCGACGCGTCCGAGAACGTGCTGCGGACCTCGATGGAACTCGGCGGGAACGCCCCGTTCGTGGTGTTTGAGGACGCCGACGTCGACGCCGCCGTCGCCGGGGCGATGCTGGCGAAGCTGCGGAACATGGGCGAGGCCTGCACGGCCGCGAACCGGTTCATCGTGCACGAGTCCGTCGCGGACGAATTCGCGGAGAAGTTCGCCGCGAAGATGGCGGACATGACCACGGCCCGCGGCACCGAGGCGGAGTCCAAGGTCGGCCCGCTGATCGATGCGAAGAGCCGGGACAAGGTCCACGAGCTGGTTTCCGATGCGGTGTCCGCCGGTGCGGTCGCGGTGATCGGCGGCGCCGCCGTCGAGGGTCCGGGCTACTTCTACCAGCCCACCATCCTCAAGGGCGTCACCGAGGGCACCCGGATCCTGTCCGAGGAAATCTTCGGGCCGGTCGCCCCGATCATCACCTTCTCCTCCGAGGATGAGGCGGTCCGGCTGGCGAACAACACCGAGTACGGTCTGGTGGCCTACGTTTTCACCCGGGACCTGAACCGGGGCATCCGGATGGGCGAACGCCTGGAGACCGGCATGCTGGGCCTGAACGCCGGCGTGGTCTCCAACGCCGCGGCACCCTTTGGCGGGGTCAAGCAGTCCGGCCTGGGCCGTGAGGGCGGCCTCGAAGGCATCGAGGAATACCTCTACACCCAGTACATCGGCATCGCGGACCCGTACGCCGGCTAGGAACCACCCCGGCCGGGCAGAGCGGGCCTCAGCCTCGGCGCATCCAGTGCACCCGGCGCAGCGCCCCGCGGATCCTCGACCGGGCCTCCGCGGTGCGGCGCCGGGTGCGCCGGGCTGTGCGGCGGGCGGCCCGGAACGGCGCCGCGGCGGCTCGCCGCCAGCGGGCCAGGACGGAGGCGGGCAGCCACTCGGCCCGGAACCCCGGGAGCGGCCGGGCATGGGCGTGCAGCGAAGCCTGGACAGCTGCGATCCGGTGGGCGGCTGATTCCCCGGGGCTGCGCGGGAGAGCAGCGGCACCGGCGGAGCTCCGGGCGCGGCCCGGGAGGCCGCCGTCGTCCTGCCCGGACGGGGGGCGGCCGTATTGCCGGCGTTCGAAATCCGCGGTCAGCGACCGGACTGCGGTGTGGGCGTCCGCGTCCATGCCCTCCGGCTCTCCGAGGGCCCCCGAGAGCCGCAACCTCTCGGAGAAATGACGGGGAGTTTCACTGGTCTGCGGCGGCACGCCGAAGTCCGTGGTGAGGTCGCGCAGCTCCGCCCACGCCTGCAACGCCGCGGCACCGTCGGTCCGGGAACCGGTCAGCCGGCGTCGGCGCAGTGCGGCGCGCGACAGGCGGGGGGACGCCAGCAGCAGCCCGAGGAACAGCAGGGCGCCGGCGCCGTACAGCACGGGCAGCAGCCGGCTTGCCGCGTCCACCGGACCGGCAGCGCCCGGGAGCGGCAACGGTGACACACTGGGCAGCGGTGCCGGGGTCGGGCTGCTGCCGGGGATGAGGCCGTCGTTGTTTTCGTTGGTGCTGGCGCCGCTGGCGGCCGCGGCATCCGTGGCATAGGACGGAACCACGCCGCGCGAGGGGGTTGGTTCGAAAGAAATCCAGCCCAGCCCCTGGAAATACAGTTCCGGCCAGGCGTGGGCGTCGCGGGCATCGACCTCATACTCCGGGAGGGCCCCCTCGCCGCCGATCGAGACCGTGGCGCCGGTGGGGCGCCCCGGGGCGTAGCCGACGGCGATGCGGCTGGGGATGCCTTCCAGCCGGGCCATCACGGCCATTGCCGAGGCGAAGTGGATGCAGTATCCGCTCTTCTGGTTCAGGAAGTCCGCCAGGACCGAGAGCCCGTTGCCGTCATAGCCTCCCTGCACCGGGGACTGCAGCGAATAGGCGAACTCGCCGGAGCGCAGGTACCGCTGGATGGCCATCGCCCGCGCGTACGGCGTGGTGCTGTCAGCGGTCACGGCCTCGGCGGTGGTGCGCACAATCTCCGGGACGTTGTCCGGGGTCCGGACGAACTGCTCGGGCACGTCCTGCACCGGCCCGGCGGCCTGTGCCAGCAGGGCCGGGGTGAGCTGCGGGGCCACCGAGAGCACCACGTACTGCTGGTCGCGGGAGTTGGCGTCGACCCCCTTGATGCTCAGCGTGGCCGGGTCCCAGCTCCAGCGGCCGGTGAGGCCGTTCACGGCCTCCGGGGCGTAGGGCACCGGCAGGTAGGGGCTGGTGAACTGCCCGGTGTTGACCGCGGTCACCACGCGGACTTCCGTGGCGGAGGACTCGAATCCCGAATCCATCCGGCCCGTGCCCAGCCGGCGGGTGTCATTGCGGTCATCCGGAGCCCAGTTGTCGCCGTTGAAACTGTCAACGGTCACGGACCGCAGGTACGGGGTGCTGGGGGCATTGGTGGCAAAGGTGATCCGGCCGTCACCGGTGGGACTGCGGAGGCTGTTGCCCAGGCTGATCATCGGGTTGAGCCCCGTGGCGGGGCCAAAGGGGTTCAACCGCGAGCCCTGCGGGAAGGTCCCCTGGTCAAAGCCCGGGATCACCAGCTGAAGCAACAGGGTCACGGTCAGCGCAGCGGCCCCGGTCAGGGCGCCGCGGCGGAACTGGCCCGGGTTGCGCGCGGTGTCGGCCCCGGTCCGTGAATCGGGCGCGAACCAGTGGCTGCAGCCGAGGATCATGAGGTAACCCGCGGCGGCACCCGCAAAGCCCAGAACGCCCACACTCTGGGGTTTGATCATGGCGGGAACAACCAGGATGGCCAGGATCCCCAGACCGCTCGTCGCTGGCAGGGCCAGGGGATAGGCGAGGGCATCGATCAGGACCACCAGCAGCCCCAGGACGGCGCAGACCAGCAGGACGATACCGGCGTTCGGGGCCACCGGGGCGCTTTCCGCGAGGACAGTCTCACCGGCACGGCGCAGGAACCGGCCCAGCTGCGTCATGGTGGCGCCGGAAGGAATGAAACCAAGGATGCTGTGCGGGCGGAAGAAGGTGAAGGTCAGGATCAGCACGAGCGCGGCCAGCGCACCGGCCGTCACGAAAATGCTGCGCCACCGGAGCGCCCGGAGCCCTGCCATGGTGAAAGCCACCGTGAAGACCGTTGAGAGGACGGGGGAGTACCAGGCCCAGCCCCGCAGCACCCCGTTGAGGCTCAGAGCTGCACCGGCGACGGCGACTGCCACCGCGAGGGCCATCAGCCACGGCTGCGTGCCCACCTTCCTCCGGGCCGTCTGCCCCGCTGAACCAGAGGCAGGGGAAACCGGGCCGGCCCCCGTGCCCGGCCCCGCGTCCGAGCCGGACTCGCCGGAGTGAGCACCCGCGCTGCGCTGCGGTGTCAGCGTCATCGCCGCACCGCCGTCCCGCGCCGCACGTCGGCTGCCGCTGCCAGCGGGGCGTTTCCGCCCTCGTCGAAGGCCGTCCACGCGGCGGGCAGCGGCGTCGACGGGGAGACTGCCACGGCCCGCCAGCCGCCGAGCCGGAGGGCCTCGAGCACCTGGTCCAGGTCCCGGGGCCGCTCCGTGATGACGAGGGCAAACGCGTTGGCGGCAAAACCGGCAGCCGGGGCCAGTGCCCGGGCCTCGGCCAGGGTGAGGTGTCCAAGGACCGCCAGGACCGGCCCCCGCATCCGGTGGGCGGCCAGCTTGTCCATCAGCCGGTCGTCGAAATACTGCGGGCCGGCCTCCCCGCCGGAAGTGTGGCGGCCGGGAGTCCAGGGGGAAGCGGAGTCCTTGGGCTCCCTGCGGTGGTGGTGCGGCCCGGTGAGCTGGATCGCCGCGAGGCTCTCGGCGACGGACTGCAGTCCGGACGCGCCGGCGTACTCTTCGGTCTCCGGCTCGGGGGCGGAGGGGGAATGCGCGAACGCGGGCTCGCCGGCGGCGTCGAGGAAACGCAGGGCGTAGCTGCGCTCGGCGAGATGCGCACCGATGGACATGGCGGCCGTTACGGCCCACTCGAAGGTGTCGCTGGTCAGGAGCTCACGGCCGTCCGGTCCGGAGGCGCCACGCTGGCCGGCCCCGTGGTCCGTCCCGCGGTGGCCGGCGCCGAACGGGTGGTGGCCGGAACGCGCATTCGAGCCGGCGGCGAAGGCGCCGCGGGTGAAGGCCGAGAGCCGCTGGTCCAGGATGATGGTGGCCTCCGGCGTGGTGACGGACTCCTCCTGGCGGACCATCAGCTCCCCCTGCCGTGCCGTCGCCGCCCAATGCACGCGGCGCATCGGGTCGCCGTGGCGGTATTCCCGGGTCATGACATCGTCATCGCTCGGGTTGGCCCGGATGCGCGTGGCGGTCACGCCGTCGTGCCCCCTGGCGCCGGCCAGCCCGGTGCCGGGAAGGTCGACGGCGGCGGGCGTCACGGTCAGGATGTCGCCGTCGTCAATGGCGTGGCGGTGCAGGGACAGCCCGAACGGGTCGCTGAACTCGGCCGTGACCGGTCCGATCCGGAACTGGCCGCGTTGCCCGGAGCGCAGGTGGTATTCGTAGCGGCTGGTCCCGGCCGCCGCCGAGCGCGCCGGGAACCGGAACACCGGCGATTCCCCGAACCGGGCGGGCAGGCGCTCCTCCATCAGCGCGTGGCCGGAGCCGGTTCCGGTCCGGGCGACAGCCAGCCGGACGGTCGTCGTCGCCGCCGTTTCGACGCTGGCAGGGCTGAACTCCCGGAAAACCTGAAAATTCGGCTTCAGCACTCGGGTTCCGGCCAGTGAGAGCAGCGGCAGGACAAGCAGCAGGATGGCCAGCGCCAACAGGTCCCGGCGTCCCATCACCTGGGCTGCCAGCAGGAAAACCACTCCAGCGCCCAGCAGCCCCCAGCCGCGGCTGGTGAAAAGGTGCCTCGGGAACTGACCAATCAGCGCCACGGCCGGGCCCGTCCTAGCGGCGGTTCGGCAGCGTGGCAGCCGGAGCGGCCAGGTCCGGGCTGACCGGGATCTTCGCCAGGACGGCACGGATAACGCTCTGGGCGGTCTCGCCCATGCTCGCGGCTTTCCGGTCCAGGATGATCCGGTGCGCCAGGACGGATTCCGCCACGCTGACGATGTCGTCCGGCAGCACAAAATCCCGGCCCTCCAACGCCGCCGTGGCTTTGGCCGCACGGAGCAGCTGGAGCATGGACCGGGGGCTGGCCCCGAGACGGAGCATGCCGCTTTCCCTCGTGGCGCGTCCCAGCGACACGGTATATTCCTTGATCG
It includes:
- a CDS encoding AMP-dependent synthetase/ligase: MREASTGLLVELDPGSNVTDLLLEQHAKDPVHALYSRKGPSGWADVPAQQFLDQVRALAKGLIAGGITPGETVAVMSGTRFEWTVVDFAIWFAGGVPVPVYETSSASQVEWILHDSGARRIFAENAATAALVQEVLDGSTLLGDTVLPVVRMDYDGAAPNLASLAAAGAGVGDAELERHRSAAGLADVASLVYTSGTTGRPKGCEITHGNFALIAKNVVLFLPEILLQPRSRTLMFLPLAHVLARAVQVICLSAGTTLGHTASAKELLEDLASFKPTFLLVVPRIFEKVYAGAAHKAALAGKQRLFESAAAVAIDYSKALDAASRGTGPGPGFATRARHALFDRLLYPKLRQAFGGQLGYAVSGASPLSAHDAHFFRGAGIPVLEGYGLTETTAPCTANTPTRTRVGTVGIPVPGTTIRVAEDGEILVKGIGVFKGYHNNPAANAEAFVDGFFRTGDLGSLDADGFLTITGRKKDLLVTAGGKNVAPGPLEEKIREHELVLQAVVVGDGRPFVSALINLDPEGLENWCAARKVPGMSTAEARGSELVRAALQRAVDEANALVSKAESIRSFVVLDADFTVESGHLTPTLKLKRAAVVRDFETQINRIYG
- a CDS encoding dolichyl-phosphate-mannose--protein mannosyltransferase yields the protein MTQTPARPAEAGSPGSAPPATRPGRSLEGHRWVSRPADAFTPAALKDRLIGGIQSWRDYPPSLRLWFWLVPVITAALGGVLRFVRLDSPRTLVFDETYYVKDGYSFLVSGYERSWPDKANEAFAAGNPGVLLDAPEYVVHPPVGKWMIAAGMWLFGPDNPFGWRFGAALTGTLSIVLLALIAQKLFRSLTLGAVAGVLLAVDGHHLVMSRTSLLDIFLMFWVLAAFGALLMDRDDGRRRLAERLGRQAAASPDGRPGLLQLASGPWLGIRWWRLAAGVCLGLAVGTKWSALFFLAGFGLLTVFWDLSARRIAGIHGWISGGILKDGIPAFLSIVPVAALVYAATWTGWFGSTDAYFRNWAQTVPSAEWGWLPDAVRSLAHYHVEAYKFHQGLSAEHPYEASAWSWLVLGRPTSFFYESPTPGSPGCDTASCTTAILSVGNPLIWWGAAVCLGVLLFWWAGRRDWRAGAILAAVASGYLPWFLYPERTMFYFYAVSFEPFLVLALVYCLGLILGQRTDPLWRRRSGLYLVALFVVTAVIVSAFFYPVWTAETISYQDWRFRMWMPSWI
- the rsmI gene encoding 16S rRNA (cytidine(1402)-2'-O)-methyltransferase; translation: MVLAATPIGNVGDATYRLVELLTTADIVAAEDTRRLHRLVQNLGITVSGRIISYHEHNEAAKTGELLDQVRAGKTLVMVTDAGMPSVSDPGFRLVEGAVAAGLTVTAAPGPSAVLTALALSGLPTDRFCFEGFLPRKAGERSSRLADLDAERRTMVFFEAPHRLEPMLRALRERFGADRRAAICRELTKTYEEVIRGTLRELLEWAESNEVRGEIAVVVGGAPEREPGKPEDHVADVNALMAQGIRLKEAVAAVAEDAKVSKRELYSAVLAAR
- a CDS encoding NAD-dependent succinate-semialdehyde dehydrogenase, which encodes MTVTAQPIVTAERESALLASVPTGLLIGGQWRPAASGKTFAVEDPSTGKVLLSIADAGPEDGAAALDAAAAAQDSWAKVPARERGEILRRAFELVTARAEDFALLMTLEMGKPLAEARGEVTYGAEFLRWFSEEAVRAFGRYSVSPDGKSRLLVTKKPVGPCLLITPWNFPLAMATRKVAPAVAAGCTMVLKSANLTPLTSQLFAAVMMEAGLPAGVLNVIPTSTAGATTGPLIKDSRLRKLSFTGSTEVGRRLLADASENVLRTSMELGGNAPFVVFEDADVDAAVAGAMLAKLRNMGEACTAANRFIVHESVADEFAEKFAAKMADMTTARGTEAESKVGPLIDAKSRDKVHELVSDAVSAGAVAVIGGAAVEGPGYFYQPTILKGVTEGTRILSEEIFGPVAPIITFSSEDEAVRLANNTEYGLVAYVFTRDLNRGIRMGERLETGMLGLNAGVVSNAAAPFGGVKQSGLGREGGLEGIEEYLYTQYIGIADPYAG
- a CDS encoding transglutaminase family protein; its protein translation is MTLTPQRSAGAHSGESGSDAGPGTGAGPVSPASGSAGQTARRKVGTQPWLMALAVAVAVAGAALSLNGVLRGWAWYSPVLSTVFTVAFTMAGLRALRWRSIFVTAGALAALVLILTFTFFRPHSILGFIPSGATMTQLGRFLRRAGETVLAESAPVAPNAGIVLLVCAVLGLLVVLIDALAYPLALPATSGLGILAILVVPAMIKPQSVGVLGFAGAAAGYLMILGCSHWFAPDSRTGADTARNPGQFRRGALTGAAALTVTLLLQLVIPGFDQGTFPQGSRLNPFGPATGLNPMISLGNSLRSPTGDGRITFATNAPSTPYLRSVTVDSFNGDNWAPDDRNDTRRLGTGRMDSGFESSATEVRVVTAVNTGQFTSPYLPVPYAPEAVNGLTGRWSWDPATLSIKGVDANSRDQQYVVLSVAPQLTPALLAQAAGPVQDVPEQFVRTPDNVPEIVRTTAEAVTADSTTPYARAMAIQRYLRSGEFAYSLQSPVQGGYDGNGLSVLADFLNQKSGYCIHFASAMAVMARLEGIPSRIAVGYAPGRPTGATVSIGGEGALPEYEVDARDAHAWPELYFQGLGWISFEPTPSRGVVPSYATDAAAASGASTNENNDGLIPGSSPTPAPLPSVSPLPLPGAAGPVDAASRLLPVLYGAGALLFLGLLLASPRLSRAALRRRRLTGSRTDGAAALQAWAELRDLTTDFGVPPQTSETPRHFSERLRLSGALGEPEGMDADAHTAVRSLTADFERRQYGRPPSGQDDGGLPGRARSSAGAAALPRSPGESAAHRIAAVQASLHAHARPLPGFRAEWLPASVLARWRRAAAAPFRAARRTARRTRRRTAEARSRIRGALRRVHWMRRG
- a CDS encoding DUF58 domain-containing protein, with the translated sequence MALIGQFPRHLFTSRGWGLLGAGVVFLLAAQVMGRRDLLALAILLLVLPLLSLAGTRVLKPNFQVFREFSPASVETAATTTVRLAVARTGTGSGHALMEERLPARFGESPVFRFPARSAAAGTSRYEYHLRSGQRGQFRIGPVTAEFSDPFGLSLHRHAIDDGDILTVTPAAVDLPGTGLAGARGHDGVTATRIRANPSDDDVMTREYRHGDPMRRVHWAATARQGELMVRQEESVTTPEATIILDQRLSAFTRGAFAAGSNARSGHHPFGAGHRGTDHGAGQRGASGPDGRELLTSDTFEWAVTAAMSIGAHLAERSYALRFLDAAGEPAFAHSPSAPEPETEEYAGASGLQSVAESLAAIQLTGPHHHRREPKDSASPWTPGRHTSGGEAGPQYFDDRLMDKLAAHRMRGPVLAVLGHLTLAEARALAPAAGFAANAFALVITERPRDLDQVLEALRLGGWRAVAVSPSTPLPAAWTAFDEGGNAPLAAAADVRRGTAVRR